A region from the Hypericibacter adhaerens genome encodes:
- the nhaA gene encoding Na+/H+ antiporter NhaA: MAGLSSPVSMIRDFLRLEAAGGIILVMTAALAMIIANSPLSGLYDTLLGLPVVVQFGALIIAKPLLLWINDGLMAIFFLLVGLEIKRELVVGELSSWDRASLPGYCALGGMAFPALIFYLLNAHDPVALRGWAIPTATDIAFAMGVLSLLGPRVPAALKIFLLALAIIDDLGAIIIIAVFYTANLSYASLGLAGLGILGLLALNRLGIRRLAPYLLLGVFIWVCDLKSGVHATLAGVTVAIFIPIRPPRRGEEAESPLERLEHMLLPWVSFGIMPIFAFANAGVSFAGISMGSLVEPFSLGIALGLFLGKQIGIFGVGWIAVKIGLCRRPEGLTWGAFYGVSMLAGIGFTMSLFIGSLAFEDLEHATAIRLGVFAGSLLSAIVGYLWLRLLSARMPPVAA, from the coding sequence ATGGCAGGACTGTCCTCGCCGGTCTCGATGATCCGGGATTTCCTCAGGCTCGAGGCGGCCGGCGGGATCATTCTCGTCATGACGGCGGCGCTCGCGATGATCATCGCCAACTCGCCGCTGAGCGGCCTCTACGACACGCTGCTGGGCCTGCCAGTCGTGGTGCAATTCGGGGCGCTGATCATCGCCAAGCCGCTGCTGCTCTGGATCAATGACGGGCTGATGGCGATCTTCTTCCTGCTGGTCGGGCTGGAGATCAAGCGGGAGCTGGTGGTCGGGGAATTGTCCAGTTGGGATCGGGCTTCGTTGCCCGGTTACTGCGCGTTGGGTGGGATGGCTTTCCCGGCGCTGATCTTCTATCTGCTCAACGCGCATGATCCCGTGGCGCTGCGCGGCTGGGCCATTCCCACGGCGACCGATATCGCTTTCGCCATGGGCGTGCTCTCGCTGCTGGGGCCGCGCGTGCCGGCGGCGCTCAAGATCTTCCTGCTCGCCCTGGCGATCATCGACGATCTGGGGGCGATCATCATCATCGCCGTGTTCTATACCGCCAATCTTTCCTACGCCTCCCTCGGGCTCGCGGGCCTCGGCATCCTCGGCTTGCTGGCGCTCAATCGCCTCGGCATTCGGCGCCTCGCGCCCTATCTGCTGCTGGGCGTCTTCATCTGGGTCTGCGATCTCAAGTCCGGCGTCCATGCGACCCTGGCGGGCGTGACCGTCGCCATCTTCATCCCGATCCGGCCGCCGCGCCGCGGCGAGGAGGCGGAATCGCCGCTGGAACGGCTCGAGCATATGCTGCTGCCCTGGGTCAGCTTCGGGATCATGCCGATCTTCGCCTTTGCCAATGCCGGCGTCTCCTTCGCCGGCATCTCGATGGGCAGCCTCGTGGAGCCGTTCTCGCTGGGGATCGCGCTCGGACTCTTTCTCGGCAAGCAGATCGGTATCTTCGGGGTCGGCTGGATCGCCGTCAAAATCGGCCTCTGCCGCCGGCCGGAAGGCCTGACCTGGGGCGCGTTCTACGGCGTGTCGATGCTGGCCGGGATCGGCTTCACCATGAGCCTCTTCATCGGCTCGCTCGCCTTCGAGGATCTGGAGCATGCGACCGCGATCCGCCTCGGCGTCTTCGCGGGCTCCCTGCTGTCGGCGATCGTGGGCTACCTCTGGCTACGCCTGCTGAGCGCGCGCATGCCGCCGGTCGCGGCCTGA
- a CDS encoding Nramp family divalent metal transporter: protein MYRFPTTATAPFCPSEVRGSVFIDPGLALWRRMLRFAGPGLLISVGYMDPGNWATDIAAGSQFGYSLLFVVVLSSLAAILLQTLCLRLGIVAGKDLARASRERYRPAVSNAMWVFAEIAIIACDVAEVLGCALALKLLLGVPLPWGIVLTGLDTVIVLGLQGRGFRRLEAIVLGLIATIGICFLLQLILIGPDIGGILSGLVPRVAAFEDTDALYISIGILGATVMPHNLYLHSSIVQTRVSGESAPAKRNAIRLATLDTAGSLGLALLVNAAILILAAAAFHATGATTVTDIEDAYRLLEPIAGTAFASFLFGLALLASGQSSTFTGTIAGQVIMEGFLDLKIPCYQRRLITRTLALVPALIGVLTMGEHAVGRLLVFSQVVLSAQLPFAIFPLIRLTSDRRVMGAFTSPPLLAATAWILFLAITAANLWLLLQTVGLV from the coding sequence ATGTATCGGTTCCCCACCACCGCCACGGCCCCCTTCTGCCCCTCCGAAGTCCGCGGCTCGGTCTTCATCGACCCGGGCCTCGCCTTGTGGCGCCGGATGCTGCGCTTCGCGGGGCCAGGGCTGCTGATCTCGGTCGGCTATATGGACCCCGGCAACTGGGCGACCGACATCGCCGCCGGCTCCCAGTTCGGCTACAGCCTGCTCTTCGTCGTGGTGCTCTCGAGCCTCGCGGCCATCCTGCTGCAGACCTTGTGCCTGCGGCTGGGGATCGTGGCCGGCAAGGACCTGGCGCGCGCCTCGCGCGAGCGCTACCGGCCCGCCGTCTCGAACGCGATGTGGGTCTTCGCCGAGATCGCGATCATCGCCTGCGATGTCGCCGAGGTGCTGGGCTGCGCGCTGGCCTTGAAGCTGCTGCTGGGCGTGCCGCTGCCTTGGGGCATCGTGCTGACCGGCCTCGACACGGTGATCGTGCTGGGGCTGCAGGGCCGCGGCTTCCGCCGGCTCGAGGCGATCGTGCTGGGGCTGATCGCCACCATCGGCATCTGCTTCCTGCTGCAGCTCATCCTCATCGGCCCGGACATCGGCGGGATCCTGAGCGGCCTCGTGCCCCGGGTCGCCGCCTTCGAGGATACCGACGCGCTCTACATCTCGATCGGCATCCTCGGCGCCACCGTGATGCCGCACAACCTCTATCTCCATTCCTCGATCGTCCAGACCCGCGTCAGCGGCGAGAGCGCCCCCGCCAAGCGCAACGCGATCCGGCTCGCGACCTTGGACACCGCCGGCTCGCTGGGGCTCGCGCTGCTCGTCAATGCGGCGATCCTGATCCTCGCCGCCGCCGCGTTCCATGCGACCGGCGCCACCACCGTCACCGATATCGAGGATGCCTATCGCCTGCTCGAGCCGATCGCCGGCACGGCTTTCGCGAGCTTCCTGTTCGGGCTGGCGCTCCTCGCCTCGGGCCAGAGCTCGACCTTCACCGGCACCATCGCCGGCCAGGTGATCATGGAGGGTTTCCTCGACCTGAAGATCCCCTGCTATCAGCGCCGGCTGATCACCCGCACGCTGGCCCTGGTGCCGGCGCTCATCGGCGTGCTGACGATGGGCGAGCATGCGGTCGGCCGCCTCCTGGTCTTCAGCCAGGTGGTGTTGAGCGCGCAGCTCCCCTTCGCGATCTTCCCGCTGATCCGCCTCACCAGCGACCGCCGCGTGATGGGAGCCTTCACCAGCCCTCCCCTCCTCGCCGCGACCGCCTGGATTCTCTTTCTTGCCATCACCGCGGCCAATCTCTGGCTGCTGCTGCAGACCGTCGGCCTCGTCTGA
- a CDS encoding DUF5666 domain-containing protein, with translation MRNSSIRFIFGPLLRSGLAAVLLLVASQAWADDAPPARIRGTIKSVAADTLTVETNGGTVLDVALDGKTSVHAITLGTVEEIQPGRYIGVTAVPQGDGTLKALEVHVFPPDMAGTGDGHRPWDLAPDSSMTNGLVGELATSNGRMITVKYKDGQQQVAIPDGMPVVNIEPGDRSLLTPGTHVMIFAQKNADGTLVARFISAGKNGVKPPM, from the coding sequence ATGAGGAACTCGTCGATCCGCTTCATCTTCGGCCCGCTGTTGCGATCTGGCTTGGCAGCGGTTCTGTTGCTGGTCGCGAGCCAGGCGTGGGCCGACGACGCGCCGCCGGCGCGGATTCGCGGCACGATCAAATCCGTCGCCGCCGACACCCTGACGGTCGAGACCAACGGCGGCACGGTTCTCGACGTGGCGCTCGACGGGAAGACCTCCGTGCATGCGATCACGCTCGGCACCGTCGAGGAGATCCAGCCGGGCCGCTACATCGGCGTCACGGCCGTGCCGCAGGGGGACGGGACGCTGAAGGCGCTCGAGGTGCATGTCTTTCCGCCGGACATGGCGGGGACCGGCGACGGGCATCGGCCCTGGGATCTGGCGCCCGACAGCAGCATGACCAACGGCCTTGTCGGCGAGCTCGCGACCAGCAACGGCCGCATGATCACGGTCAAATACAAGGATGGCCAGCAACAGGTCGCGATCCCCGACGGCATGCCGGTCGTGAATATCGAGCCCGGCGACCGCTCGCTCCTGACGCCGGGCACGCATGTCATGATCTTCGCGCAGAAGAATGCGGACGGGACGCTCGTCGCCCGCTTCATCTCGGCGGGCAAGAACGGCGTCAAGCCGCCGATGTGA
- a CDS encoding EF-hand domain-containing protein: protein MASSKHRGFQAAAFLLGGALLSALAACTATPGPPSSPEFTQADLDHNGVVTQEEWMKAGLDAFDALDTDHNGTLTSAEIEAERQTLDRNHDGTVASSEVSQAVSAYDTNQDGSISQDEFRDGLIHDLGGPRGATSVERDQVVEELNRRFKQADTQGSGQVSDGTLLHFVLFQF, encoded by the coding sequence ATGGCATCGTCGAAACATCGCGGCTTCCAGGCCGCCGCTTTTCTCCTGGGCGGGGCGTTGCTGTCGGCGCTCGCGGCCTGCACCGCGACGCCGGGGCCTCCGTCCTCGCCGGAATTCACCCAGGCCGACCTCGACCATAACGGCGTGGTGACGCAGGAGGAGTGGATGAAGGCGGGTCTCGACGCCTTCGACGCGCTCGATACCGATCACAACGGCACATTGACCAGCGCCGAGATCGAGGCCGAGCGCCAGACCCTCGACCGGAACCATGACGGGACCGTGGCCTCGAGCGAGGTGTCGCAGGCGGTCAGCGCCTATGACACCAACCAGGACGGGAGCATCAGCCAGGACGAGTTCCGCGACGGGCTGATCCACGACCTCGGCGGCCCGCGCGGCGCCACCAGCGTCGAGCGCGACCAGGTGGTCGAGGAGCTCAACCGCCGCTTCAAGCAGGCCGACACCCAGGGCAGCGGCCAGGTGAGCGACGGGACCCTCCTGCATTTCGTGCTGTTCCAGTTCTGA
- a CDS encoding helix-turn-helix transcriptional regulator gives MDKLTPLAIALALAEPVLAAPTPVAASEAFFKAVSSFDPSYLQTRIYYRPSGPLTSATHWKAGGFIRRIARRGWEGSSAFNYICFDCNPLLGAIREGRTRYRFTDFASRDDRAYGDYWDAMSEAGMHDALCSTAYGPDRKVASLHLGFPHDSFAPDEVAAIQMAGLMLTERIMEIGEPPAVEGGSLLTPRERDCLAYVAEGKSDWEIAKILGISQVTAKFHVDNARRKLGAVNRAHAVARFVSWGMMDPGLAAERSRRTHPRTRS, from the coding sequence ATGGACAAGTTGACGCCATTGGCGATCGCGTTGGCGCTCGCCGAGCCGGTGCTGGCCGCGCCGACCCCTGTTGCCGCGAGCGAAGCCTTCTTCAAGGCCGTCTCGTCATTCGACCCCTCTTATCTCCAGACACGCATCTATTACCGGCCGTCGGGCCCGCTGACCTCGGCGACGCACTGGAAGGCCGGCGGCTTCATCCGCCGGATCGCGCGGCGCGGCTGGGAGGGAAGCTCGGCCTTCAACTATATCTGCTTCGACTGCAACCCGCTGCTGGGTGCGATCCGCGAAGGCCGCACCCGCTATCGCTTCACCGATTTCGCGAGCCGCGACGACCGCGCCTACGGCGACTACTGGGATGCCATGAGCGAGGCGGGCATGCATGACGCGCTCTGCTCGACCGCCTACGGCCCCGACCGGAAGGTCGCCTCGCTTCACCTCGGCTTCCCGCACGACAGCTTCGCGCCCGACGAGGTGGCGGCGATCCAGATGGCCGGCCTGATGCTGACGGAACGCATCATGGAGATCGGCGAGCCGCCGGCGGTCGAGGGCGGCAGCCTGCTCACCCCGCGCGAGCGCGATTGCCTGGCCTATGTCGCCGAAGGCAAATCGGACTGGGAGATCGCCAAGATCCTGGGCATTTCGCAGGTGACCGCGAAGTTCCATGTCGACAATGCCCGCCGCAAGCTGGGCGCCGTCAATCGTGCCCATGCGGTGGCGCGCTTCGTCAGCTGGGGGATGATGGATCCCGGCCTGGCCGCGGAAAGGTCGCGTCGCACGCATCCTAGAACGCGATCCTGA
- the efeO gene encoding iron uptake system protein EfeO — protein sequence MASNPPSAQPGRPAPALMRLAIAGAALLVIVAGAAFYFASEGAKRAQTGTAEGALTVTITDATCDPNEITVAAGPSTFTIVNNSSRTVEWEILDGVYVVEERENITPGLSRTMTTKLAPGDYDITCGLLSNPRGKLHVTPSAASAAEAAKPSMTAFIGPLAEYKVFLVMEAGALVTATQQFTDAVKAGDVELAKTLYGPAHTAYKHLEPVADRFADLDTAINARATYFEKQEEDPAFGGFHRLEYGLFARNSAEGLAPVADKLLADVTALQQRVRGLQVPPEKMADSAARLLTKVADSAATGDEDRYSHGDLADFQASLEGSRKIVTLLRPLTEKANPDLAKSLDAAFEATSAKLAGFKPQDQYLSYDRLGEADRKALADQFASLSTEITKLNAALGLE from the coding sequence ATGGCGTCAAATCCTCCCTCCGCCCAACCCGGCCGCCCCGCACCGGCGCTGATGAGGCTCGCGATCGCGGGCGCAGCGCTCCTGGTGATCGTCGCCGGTGCCGCCTTCTACTTCGCCTCGGAAGGGGCGAAGCGCGCCCAGACGGGAACCGCGGAAGGCGCCCTGACCGTCACCATCACCGACGCGACCTGCGATCCCAACGAGATCACGGTCGCGGCCGGGCCCAGCACCTTCACGATCGTCAACAACTCGAGCCGCACCGTCGAGTGGGAGATCCTCGACGGCGTCTATGTGGTCGAGGAGCGCGAGAACATCACGCCGGGCCTGAGCCGGACCATGACGACCAAGCTGGCGCCCGGCGACTACGACATCACCTGCGGTCTGCTGAGCAATCCGCGCGGCAAGCTCCATGTGACGCCCTCGGCCGCCTCCGCCGCCGAGGCCGCCAAGCCCTCGATGACCGCCTTCATCGGCCCGCTGGCCGAATACAAGGTCTTCCTCGTCATGGAAGCGGGCGCGCTGGTGACGGCGACTCAGCAATTCACCGACGCGGTCAAGGCCGGCGATGTCGAGCTGGCCAAGACGCTCTATGGGCCGGCCCACACCGCCTACAAGCATCTCGAGCCGGTGGCCGACCGCTTCGCCGATCTCGACACCGCCATCAATGCGCGCGCGACCTATTTCGAGAAGCAGGAGGAGGACCCCGCCTTCGGCGGCTTCCACCGTCTCGAATACGGGCTCTTCGCCCGCAACAGCGCCGAAGGCCTGGCACCCGTGGCCGACAAGCTCTTGGCCGACGTCACCGCCCTGCAGCAGCGGGTCCGCGGGCTGCAGGTTCCGCCCGAGAAGATGGCGGACAGCGCCGCGCGGCTCCTGACCAAGGTCGCCGACAGCGCCGCCACCGGCGACGAGGATCGCTACAGCCACGGCGACCTCGCGGACTTCCAGGCCAGCCTCGAAGGCAGCCGCAAGATCGTCACGCTGCTGCGCCCGTTGACCGAGAAGGCCAATCCCGATCTGGCCAAGAGCCTCGACGCCGCGTTCGAGGCGACTTCGGCCAAGCTCGCCGGCTTCAAGCCGCAGGATCAGTACCTGTCCTACGACCGCCTGGGCGAGGCGGACCGCAAGGCGCTCGCCGATCAGTTCGCTTCGCTTTCCACCGAGATCACCAAGCTCAACGCCGCACTGGGTCTTGAATGA
- the efeU gene encoding iron uptake transporter permease EfeU, whose amino-acid sequence MLIPFLIMLREGIEAALIVGLIASYLKQTGRGAWMPTVWVGILLAVAMSLFVGAGLQFASAEFPQKLQELFEAIIGFVAVAVLTSMVFWMRKVSRSIKASLHASVDAALAHSSGQAWALIAMIFFAVAREGVESVFFLLAIFQQSTGSGAPLGALLGVLVAVLLGYGIYVGGVKLNLRRFFRWTGVFVLVVAAGILAGALRSLHEAGIWNHLQTVVFDLSGTLPMDSPVGTVFAGFFGYQDAPSLGAVVAYVLFLAVTLFLFLAPPMARPAVIPSNQPNR is encoded by the coding sequence ATGCTAATTCCTTTCCTGATCATGCTGCGCGAGGGCATCGAGGCCGCGCTCATCGTCGGCCTGATCGCCAGCTACCTCAAGCAGACGGGCCGCGGCGCCTGGATGCCGACCGTATGGGTCGGAATCCTGCTCGCGGTCGCCATGTCGCTCTTCGTCGGCGCCGGGTTGCAGTTCGCCAGCGCCGAGTTCCCGCAGAAGCTCCAGGAGCTGTTCGAGGCGATCATCGGCTTCGTCGCGGTGGCGGTGCTCACCTCGATGGTGTTCTGGATGCGCAAGGTCTCGCGCTCGATCAAGGCCTCGCTCCACGCCTCGGTCGATGCGGCGCTCGCGCATTCCAGCGGCCAGGCCTGGGCGCTCATCGCCATGATCTTCTTCGCGGTCGCGCGCGAGGGCGTGGAATCGGTTTTCTTCCTGCTGGCGATCTTCCAGCAGAGCACGGGCAGCGGCGCGCCCCTGGGCGCGCTGCTCGGCGTCCTGGTCGCGGTGCTGCTCGGCTACGGCATCTATGTCGGCGGCGTGAAGCTCAATCTGCGCCGCTTCTTCCGCTGGACCGGCGTCTTCGTGCTCGTGGTCGCGGCCGGCATCCTCGCCGGCGCGCTGCGCTCGCTGCATGAAGCGGGCATCTGGAACCATCTCCAGACGGTCGTCTTCGATCTGAGCGGCACGCTGCCGATGGACAGCCCGGTCGGCACGGTCTTCGCCGGCTTCTTCGGCTACCAGGACGCGCCCAGCTTGGGTGCCGTCGTCGCCTATGTCCTGTTCCTGGCGGTCACGCTCTTCCTGTTCCTTGCGCCCCCGATGGCCCGTCCCGCCGTCATTCCCAGCAACCAGCCGAATCGCTGA
- a CDS encoding SDR family NAD(P)-dependent oxidoreductase: protein MGSKRFEGRHVLVSGGAAGVGGEASRLFAAEGAKVTIVDILGQAGRDLAAELTASGAEALMIEADVSGEEAVTDAVRQAAERFGPVDVLHNHAGTTIVKPFHETSTAEWKRLFDINVHSMFFMTGAVIPGMLKKGKGVIVNTSSVSAILATPMEVAYCSTKGACHAFTKAIATEYRDQNIRCNAVCPGFIRTGHGLREINALRGYGVNVSEADIIDMQGRICEPVEIARAVLFLASEEASFVNGETLFVDNGLSVRT from the coding sequence ATGGGTTCCAAGCGTTTCGAAGGCCGTCACGTGCTGGTTTCGGGCGGGGCGGCGGGGGTGGGCGGCGAGGCCTCGCGTCTGTTCGCGGCCGAGGGCGCCAAGGTCACGATCGTCGATATCCTGGGTCAGGCCGGTCGCGACCTGGCGGCGGAGTTGACGGCATCGGGCGCCGAAGCCCTGATGATCGAGGCCGACGTTTCGGGCGAGGAGGCCGTCACGGACGCCGTGCGCCAGGCGGCCGAGCGCTTCGGGCCGGTCGACGTGCTGCACAACCATGCCGGCACCACCATCGTGAAGCCGTTCCACGAGACGAGCACCGCCGAATGGAAGCGGCTCTTCGACATCAACGTCCATTCGATGTTCTTCATGACCGGGGCGGTGATCCCCGGGATGCTGAAGAAGGGGAAGGGCGTGATCGTCAACACCTCCTCGGTTTCGGCCATCCTCGCCACGCCAATGGAGGTCGCCTACTGCTCGACCAAGGGCGCCTGCCACGCCTTCACCAAGGCGATCGCGACCGAGTACCGCGACCAGAACATCCGCTGCAACGCCGTCTGTCCCGGCTTCATCCGGACCGGCCACGGATTGCGCGAGATCAATGCGCTGCGCGGCTACGGGGTCAATGTGAGCGAGGCCGACATCATCGACATGCAGGGTCGCATCTGCGAGCCGGTCGAGATCGCGCGGGCCGTGCTGTTCCTGGCCAGCGAGGAAGCCAGCTTCGTCAATGGCGAGACTCTCTTTGTGGACAATGGGTTGTCGGTCAGAACCTGA
- a CDS encoding class I SAM-dependent methyltransferase gives MSARHQDGSAGDADYGRIGGGYARFRQPDPRIAAMIVAALEDAESVLNVGAGAGSYEPTDRAVTAVEPSASMRAQRPAHLPPAIDAVAERLPFEDGRFDASMTTFSVHQWRDLEAGLAEMRRVTRGPVVVMTCDPDELERFWLHRYAPAAIAVEARRYPPIPRIARVLGARTEVWPVPIPLDCTDGFNEAYYGRPERLLDPEARLACSAWSFLDAAAIADFETRLRRDLESGAWDAEHGHWRRQPFFEGSLKLIVAHP, from the coding sequence TTGTCGGCGAGACATCAGGATGGCAGTGCCGGCGATGCCGACTACGGCCGGATTGGCGGCGGCTATGCGCGTTTCCGCCAGCCTGACCCCCGGATCGCCGCCATGATCGTGGCGGCGCTGGAGGATGCGGAATCCGTCCTCAATGTCGGCGCCGGTGCCGGCTCCTACGAGCCGACCGATCGCGCGGTCACGGCCGTCGAGCCCTCGGCCTCGATGCGGGCGCAGCGGCCGGCGCATCTGCCGCCCGCGATCGACGCGGTCGCCGAGCGGCTGCCCTTCGAGGATGGCCGTTTCGACGCCTCCATGACGACCTTCAGCGTGCATCAATGGCGCGATCTCGAGGCCGGCCTCGCCGAGATGCGCCGGGTCACGCGGGGACCGGTCGTCGTCATGACCTGCGACCCGGACGAGCTCGAGCGGTTCTGGCTGCATCGCTATGCGCCGGCGGCGATCGCGGTCGAGGCCCGCCGCTACCCGCCGATCCCGCGCATCGCACGGGTCCTGGGCGCGCGCACCGAGGTCTGGCCGGTGCCGATCCCGCTGGATTGCACCGACGGCTTCAACGAGGCCTATTACGGCCGGCCCGAACGGCTGCTCGATCCCGAGGCGCGGCTGGCCTGCTCGGCCTGGAGCTTTCTCGACGCGGCGGCCATCGCCGATTTCGAGACCCGCCTGCGCCGCGATCTCGAGAGCGGCGCCTGGGACGCGGAGCACGGCCATTGGCGCAGGCAGCCCTTCTTCGAGGGTTCTCTCAAGCTGATCGTCGCCCATCCCTGA